A genomic region of Drosophila kikkawai strain 14028-0561.14 chromosome X, DkikHiC1v2, whole genome shotgun sequence contains the following coding sequences:
- the LOC108072440 gene encoding mucin-2 isoform X7 has protein sequence MEVECDLGDIQNEELLRKMWQQSEDSERKKQIRSHLYKLRESRLCNLYRHEPDHTNATMSETPNGNGTLAGYGAKGPLASSHGDALLDQNFQSLKSKEVRDSTSPTHELRFHSMTLTQPNTTGWDVQTSSEVSPDGRAYRTETLAKTDGVEKLNGGGLAEFKGRNEQRSSASHQGDDKNFVKQASESSKTQLQEKVVFGDESSGRTEMKMSSTSTSSSSKVVSSSSTVEYGDEPRYLLDGQEKPQQQQQQQQLHQREWEDQRRQQEQRYQEQLQRQEQQIRQEQIQRQEQIQRQEQLQRQEQLQRQEERFSESREQSNTTRNVQTQQHYEENKRYVDMDKASPEYQQHVQHLMSQPGEIISNTVEYPKPNVKMITTVKRLPDGTIVKNKRYETEQLTPSQSQTTHNQTHNQNQVHNQRRVQQDVQDHSQLRDVVDNVEQQQEQHVTQSQQSSFSSVKKSSRRFSTETTSETVEEYDDRGQPLPRVQQKAPTQTQAPSHHAPSPTSRQSPGRDFSTHGFPSVRPNKPTQEYPSQRPTTEEVVVVRSEKSRQVKQHHTTSTETEVLGDDYHPQTQSTPQKLREAPSPNFSTHGFPSVRSTPRADQPDGEVPMTTRTVSHNQSANRKTNTERIIETQVEQPGSPRTVSPRRSQPREEAGPAPTRGPAGKPSHTRPSTNSGPSPTTKTTETVTVTRRQLQKEREVDAAHRAFAASLRSSSPAESTTSVGSHHQPSHHQTPRSSISSNRTYRREMREGSHESQAPSETSRISSSTVTRHTTGGTTTSTTTKTSKKPSPVVSRGPSEPRSPTPKAGGRHSEPRSPTPKAGGATVTTTTTTTTSSTIKGGPVPAQAPVSPAPAPASPAPAPAPASPAPDNKLSQYTYTTTKPGDIFSLPPTTPPTINNEPTLTTTTTTNKTTTTTTNKNQEPAKSVTETIADTDTQPIRKLQVSANEAKAASVVAEEAPCVRRHYYQLGQEGEEEAPIAELADGSSGMTPASKKPYPQLRRQSQDEPEPQLKRSSKSPGVQRETTFEGRRVSQPVEEDLDKLAIEELIIIEQVNGAPRAEPSVRATSPEKGPRATPRQSPEKEQPSFKPTRVQPQVSPRQSPEKQLPRTQTPGVGQPVGVPLRQSPEKQVPRAQSPEKGPQPRVSPRQSPENQQPMKPRQSPEREHRTEDDIFRSTITKTEKRTTYNLNEEFLTNERDHQTTNDKEPQAPKEPNDEAPTSKPLETIESPDGGFLSKGNDVESEPEENKSPTYRKKGLTRRETFEDRCRKILGMEEDGDTQGNFTQRPENEHDDDDEDDKKNITQTTTIETIEVKIEDCPDDDDDDQPRRVTETFVVRTQPKIMVDEELLVDVTESEEVEVLTKEVERPKYPNEQEGPKSPKKESVSKNEEPSRYPTKPEGSRYPKAQETPKYPKDYKTPSFPKDQEGPRYPKEPEQKSPQNPKEDAETININEETTIVITKEAGSKSPTPTWSPSPERRIPKKSTSPTSAVESPSSSPSFGRKAPVKPETSFVTEKIIDCQGKTVVEKITQRTRSPSPSTVKKVPKPTQKVPEKQPETESEPEKDSEPEIKKKTSVSSITKTETERRNSRTTKGKQPVATKEPRSKVPAPKAPRKDSLTGHKRDSVVEETRTSTTTTTTRQGRKPTDTNGTTLSPSSIKDRLRSSPRKQKTTPQPPRTPTPAQSRGPEDNVDGDSTSPDASPSRVSNERRRSSNISVHTEIIIDHTAPKSPRTERRPQQPTATAPSPIRKLPVTERKESAPVPRVTRRDKTEKVTRSTSENIIKVSSGGTKPHHPEMSSLKPGGERIRPSKCCTTKTINLSEQRIHTNTDIEGVIIDIQQAKSSREPSPDRIVPTPVPAELETGKPRYPDVVQEPDDEPRRKPQVTNIPIFEEESQAYVGCQISELRSSNGLEVDILDNPTVEAPKSLDYPVNTPDTDESLLSVHEKVSRFTHSAEKVKQPRASVPFSREFDTNSKIPENDDCLLSINQKVDKFLRTAENVTRPASLSPRPEIERPNLEEIDEELLRDDCILSVSQKVSKFIDTAEKLAPTVPQKSPRLVANIERHISRQSEPERDLDEESEPELERETDQEDGQTSQLEEEEEISRTVTRKETIREVRQQETRETTRRDSKGEPEKASKKVPQKETQVKPKEERTKEPKYPANLPQKVSQQPQRVISQKEPKEPKPTAAPTKSKGEPERLPKREPKLTQKEPERLTKKTPEKEPRKDSLKQPEEEFELSPEDEEEFGDEPLPMTKTHTTTIELKRQKDILSRPSVFNQRTPERRPPSSPTKMNGSRGRPSPSTSLITEEKKSYRNQVTNVNKPGPRKTSTPSVTPSAQSPSTAKTTSSSKRMEHITQQQWVVQDVDVDVEEVGPAPPTHTTEKPQRTSKSPTPSSRSPSQSPSRSPSRRTTSNNLTTTTTTTTTEHRHLHPSTPTTTKTTGPKPTSTLTNPTKAEPEITPIESVTEKSTTIITTTTSTTGRNVANRRNVFEPAQESPTGESEQPAGRRPSYMDHTKSSLEHIRRDSLEINKSHYSRKSSVEDDSPMEPRNPNTAVKFDVPRKTPTRGGEEPRKTSLKGKDDESDLDVEIEEIFDLQRLEQLLETVASYEMRRRIRAQMRLIRKNMINAGTTTSSHTITTTTSTSSGKSSPLPKKREPSPLASPETKTTSSSLKEVRTSTSRRQQRVEQVDSKTSSQGKTSPYGKPPVKPRERSASPAQKRRISPPGKSSPATTKVTTITTTTSSRGTPLKSTQGPIWADRSKVLKGHAAVPQTNGNSTTPRKGSTSSTTSCSGKVTRTMTSSSTITSSSSSSTNKRNKPREEDSITSSYGVGPTDENGLPLFGIRALKKKTTPPVTTTVQEPCETKQEVTGYVIEEQFYSDNKSPPRHERKELIYSSNADELAAIKQQLQQEDEKDYTPPELDSRVVREFKKVEAQSQSLPEDARYVRRGSVKELSEKFIRKESSSSTHSTTVQSLARNEDETEEDSESNEVCSVIEAPPQMRQNQSHVTSSSTTRSSNTRSFLNSSADQRQVTSVDDVLERMRNADNVEEPGDSSEDREARALLNKFLGASVIMQGVESMLPPTATGQRLNTQGVKTTRITHNYSKSGNNSSSTSSTEVSSSSAPVTRTTCDIEEIWDEQVLKQLLEQASTYEERRKIRARLRELMAEREDQKSSKQEKEEEESSASEYEEIIEEVTDYSDEEEEEQPPKKEEPKKEVAKKVVTPKEVTTSTTKKEVTQKAEKKETATATATSTKSTKVVESVGKKLAKVELASSSASTSSTTTDGVVQVQAAAAQQKSSTTSEQRTETKSKDGGATVTTTTTKVTTRTVSGNAASKNISPLAKFKQLDKQAAAQQAQKTSK, from the exons TGGCAGCAATCGGAGGACAGCGAACGCAAAAAGCAAATCCGATCGCATCTCTACAAGCTGCGCGAGTCGCGACTTTGCAATCTCTATAGGCACGAACCGGATCATACTAACGCGACCATGTCGGAAACACCTAATGGCAATGGAACCCTGGCCGGGTATGGTGCCAAGGGTCCACTGGCCTCCAGTCATGGGGATGCTCTACTCGATCAGAACTTCCAGAGTCTCAAGTCGAAGGAGGTACGGGATTCGACCAGTCCCACTCATGAGCTGCGGTTCCATTCGATGACCCTGACGCAACCGAATACCACCGGCTGGGATGTCCAGACCTCCTCGGAAGTTAGTCCCGATGGCAGGGCCTATCGCACCGAAACTCTGGCCAAGACAGATG GTGTGGAGAAGCTCAATGGCGGTGGCCTGGCCGAGTTCAAGGGCAGAAACGAACAGCGATCGAGCGCCTCGCATCAGGGCGATGACAAAAACTTTGTGAAGCAGGCCTCGGAGAGCTCCAAGACCCAGCTGCAGGAGAAGGTGGTCTTTGGCGATGAGAGCAGCGGTCGCACCGAAATGAAGATGAGCTCTACATCCACCTCGTCCTCCTCAAAGGTGGTATCTTCCTCCTCAACTGTGGAATATGGTGATGAGCCGCGCTATCTGCTCGATGGGCAGGAGaagccccagcagcagcaacagcagcagcagctgcaccaGCGTGAGTGGGAGGATCAGAGGCGTCAGCAGGAGCAGCGTTACCAGGAGCAGCTACAGCGTCAGGAGCAACAGATACGCCAAGAGCAGATCCAACGCCAAGAGCAGATCCAACGCCAAGAGCAACTGCAGCGCCAAGAGCAACTGCAGCGCCAAGAAGAGCGCTTCTCGGAGAGCCGCGAGCAGAGCAACACCACCCGGAATGTGCAGACCCAGCAGCATTACGAGGAGAACAAGCGCTATGTGGACATGGATAAGGCATCGCCGGAATATCAGCAGCATGTCCAGCATCTAATGTCGCAGCCCGGCGAGATTATATCCAATACGGTGGAGTATCCAAAGCCGAATGTCAAGATGATCACCACGGTCAAGCGGCTGCCCGATGGCACCATTGTCAAGAACAAGCGCTACGAGACGGAGCAGCTGACTCCCAGTCAAAGTCAGACCACTCACAATCAGACCCATAACCAGAATCAAGTCCACAATCAGCGACGTGTCCAGCAGGATGTCCAGGATCACAGCCAGTTGCGCGATGTGGTGGACAatgtggagcagcagcaggagcagcatgTGACTCAGTCACAGCAGAGCTCTTTCTCCTCGGTCAAGAAGTCCAGCCGTCGTTTCTCCACGGAAACCACTTCAGAGACTGTCGAAGAGTATGATGATCGTGGTCAGCCCTTGCCCCGAGTCCAGCAGAAGGCTCCAACACAGACTCAGGCACCTTCTCACCATGCCCCATCTCCCACATCCCGCCAGTCACCGGGTAGGGACTTTAGCACCCATGGCTTCCCATCGGTGCGTCCGAACAAGCCCACCCAGGAGTATCCCTCCCAGAGACCCACCACCGAGGAAGTGGTGGTCGTGCGTTCTGAGAAGAGTCGCCAGGTGAAGCAGCATCATACCACCAGCACTGAAACAGAGGTCCTGGGCGATGACTACCATCCACAGACCCAATCTACTCCTCAAAAGCTGAGGGAGGCGCCTTCGCCCAACTTCAGTACCCATGGCTTTCCGTCTGTACGCTCAACTCCGCGTGCAGATCAGCCCGATGGTGAGGTGCCAATGACCACCAGGACAGTCTCTCACAATCAGAGCGCAAATCGTAAGACCAACACGGAGCGTATCATTGAGACGCAGGTGGAGCAACCGGGCTCACCCCGTACCGTAAGTCCACGTCGATCTCAGCCACGCGAGGAGGCAGGACCAGCTCCCACCCGCGGACCGGCTGGAAAGCCCAGTCACACTCGGCCAAGCACCAACTCTGGACCTAGTCCAACCACCAAGACAACCGAGACGGTGACGGTGACCCGTAGGCAGCTCCAAAAGGAGCGTGAAGTGGATGCTGCCCATCGGGCCTTTGCCGCCTCGCTGCGTAGCAGTTCGCCAGCGGAGAGTACCACATCGGTGGGATCCCATCATCAGCCGTCCCATCATCAGACACCGCGTTCGAGCATCTCCTCGAATCGTACCTATCGACGAGAGATGCGTGAGGGCTCCCACGAGAGCCAGGCGCCGTCGGAAACAAGCAGGATTAGCTCTAGCACGGTGACCAGGCATACGACAGGAGGAACCACTACTAGCACCACCACAAAGACGAGCAAGAAGCCAAGTCCAGTGGTGAGCCGAGGTCCCAGCGAGCCCAGGTCGCCAACACCGAAGGCGGGAGGACGTCACAGCGAGCCAAGATCGCCCACACCAAAGGCAGGAGGAGCTACAGTGACAACCACAACGACTACGACCACAAGCAGTACCATTAAGGGAGGTCCAGTGCCAGCTCAAGCTCCAGTTTCACCAGCACCGGCTCCTGCTTctccagcaccagcaccagctccAGCCAGTCCTGCTCCAG ATAACAAGCTATCACAGTATACGTATACTACCACTAAGCCTGGCGATATATTCTCTCTGCCACCAACTACTCCTCCTACTATTAACAACGAACCAACActaaccaccaccaccaccaccaacaagacaacaacaacaaccaccaACAAAAACCAAGAACCAGCGAAATCCGTAACAGAAACTATAGCCGATACCGATACCCAGCCGATCCGCAAGCTCCAGGTGAGCGCCAATGAGGCAAAGGCGGCGTCGGTGGTGGCGGAGGAGGCGCCCTGTGTCCGTCGTCATTATTACCAGCTGGGCCAAGAGGGGGAAGAAGAAGCCCCAATCGCCGAGTTGGCAGACGGGAGCTCTGGGATGACCCCTG CCAGCAAGAAGCCGTATCCGCAATTGAGAAGGCAGTCCCAGGACGAACCGGAACCTCAGCTAAAACGCAGCTCCAAATCGCCAGGCGTTCAGAGAGAGACAACCTTCGAGGGTCGTCGTGTCTCCCAGCCGGTAGAGGAGGATCTGGATAAGCTGGCTATCGAGGAGCTGATCATTATCGAGCAGGTTAACGGGGCTCCACGAGCTGAGCCATCGGTCAGAGCTACTAGTCCCGAGAAGGGTCCTAGGGCCACGCCCAGACAGAGCCCAGAGAAGGAGCAACCGAGCTTCAAGCCAACGCGTGTCCAGCCTCAAGTTTCGCCACGTCAAAGTCCTGAGAAGCAATTACCCAGGACTCAGACACCTGGCGTAGGTCAACCTGTTGGTGTCCCCTTGCGTCAGAGCCCCGAGAAGCAAGTGCCACGAGCTCAAAGTCCCGAAAAGGGACCTCAACCACGTGTTTCACCACGGCAAAGTCCTGAAAACCAACAGCCGATGAAGCCCCGTCAGAGTCCCGAAAGGGAGCATCGAACAGAGGACGACATTTTCCGTAGCACCATTACCAAAACCGAAAAACGAACTACCTATAATCTTAACGAAGAATTCCTAACGAACGAACGAGATCATCAGACGACTAACGATAAGGAACCCCAAGCTCCTAAAGAACCAAACGATGAAGCGCCCACATCAAAGCCGCTGGAGACCATTGAGAGTCCAGATGGTGGTTTCCTGTCCAAGGGAAACGATGTCGAGTCAGAACCTGAGGAGAACAAGTCGCCTACGTACCGCAAAAAAGGCTTAACACGTCGCGAGACCTTCGAGGATCGTTGTCGCAAAATCTTGGGCATGGAGGAAGATGGAGACACACAGGGAAACTTTACTCAACGACCAGAGAATGaacatgatgatgatgacgaggaTGACAAAAAGAATATCACCCAGACCACCACCATTGAGACTATCGAGGTAAAGATCGAAGATTGTcccgatgacgatgacgatgatcaACCACGTCGTGTCACGGAGACATTTGTGGTTCGTACTCAGCCCAAGATTATGGTGGATGAAGAGCTACTGGTGGATGTGACCGAGTCTGAGGAAGTGGAAGTTCTAACCAAGGAAGTTGAGCGTCCTAAATATCCCAATGAGCAGGAGGGCCCTAAAAGTCCAAAGAAGGAGTCAGTTTCCAAGAATGAAGAACCCAGCAGGTATCCGACTAAGCCAGAGGGTTCCAGATATCCCAAGGCACAGGAGACCCCAAAATATCCCAAGGATTATAAGACTCCCAGCTTCCCGAAGGATCAAGAAGGTCCAAGGTATCCCAAGGAGCCAGAGCAGAAAAGCCCCCAAAATCCCAAGGAGGACGCGGAGACAATTAATATCAATGAGGAGACCACTATTGTCATAACCAAGGAAGCCGGCTCCAAGTCTCCCACCCCCACCTGGTCACCATCCCCTGAACGCCGAATTCCTAAGAAGTCAACGTCACCAACATCCGCGGTTGAATCACCCTCTAGTTCTCCCTCCTTTGGCAGGAAGGCTCCCGTCAAGCCGGAGACGAGTTTCGTCACCGAAAAAATCATCGATTGTCAGGGTAAAACCGTTGTCGAGAAGATCACTCAGAGGACGCGATCGCCAAGTCCTAGCACAGTCAAGAAGGTTCCTAAGCCCACACAAAAAGTACCAGAAAAGCAGCCCGAGACTGAATCCGAACCAGAAAAGGATTCAGAACCGGAgataaagaagaaaacaagTGTGAGCAGCATCACGAAAACCGAAACTGAGCGTCGGAATTCGCGTACGACAAAGGGAAAGCAGCCCGTGGCAACCAAGGAACCCCGATCGAAAGTACCAGCTCCGAAGGCTCCTCGCAAGGATTCCCTAACTGGTCACAAGCGGGACAGTGTAGTGGAAGAGACTCGCACTTCCACTACGACCACAACAACTAGACAGGGTCGTAAGCCTACCGATACCAACGGTACTACACTATCCCCATCATCCATCAAGGATCGCCTACGTTCTTCGCCGCGCAAGCAGAAGACTACACCCCAGCCGCCTCGAACTCCCACTCCAGCACAGTCTCGTGGCCCCGAGGATAATGTAGATGGTGATTCCACTTCGCCAGATGCTAGTCCTTCGCGGGTAAGCAACGAACGCCGACGTTCGAGCAACATTTCCGTGCACACGGAAATCATTATCGATCACACGGCTCCCAAATCGCCGAGGACCGAAAGGCGGCCCCAACAGCCAACAGCCACGGCTCCCAGTCCCATAAGAAAACTTCCGGTAACAGAGCGCAAGGAGTCCGCACCTGTGCCTCGGGTCACCCGACGCGATAAGACCGAAAAGGTTACTCGTTCCACCAGCGAAAATATAATCAAGGTGAGCAGCGGAGGCACAAAGCCTCACCATCCCGAGATGAGTAGCCTGAAGCCCGGTGGGGAGAGGATTAGACCTAGCAAGTGCTGCACCACCAAGACGATCAATCTCAGCGAGCAACGCATTCACACAAACACCGATATCGAGGGAGTAATCATCGATATTCAGCAGGCGAAGAGCTCGAGGGAACCGTCACCGGATCGCATTGTGCCCACCCCAGTGCCTGCGGAATTGGAGACTGGCAAGCCACGTTACCCGGATGTTGTGCAGGAGCCAGATGATGAGCCTCGTCGCAAGCCACAGGTCACAAATATCCCCATTTTCGAGGAGGAGTCTCAGGCGTATGTGGGATGTCAAATATCCGAATTGCGTAGCTCTAATGGTTTAGAGGTGGACATTCTGGACAATCCCACTGTGGAGGCACCCAAGAGTCTGGATTATCCGGTAAATACACCCGATACGGATGAAAGCCTATTGAGTGTCCACGAGAAGGTTTCTCGATTCACTCACTCCGCCGAAAAGGTAAAGCAGCCGAGAGCTTCAGTTCCATTTAGCCGGGAGTTCGATACAAACTCTAAGATACCGGAGAACGACGACTGTTTGCTGAGCATCAATCAAAAGGTGGACAAGTTTTTGCGCACGGCCGAGAACGTTACCAGGCCGGCGTCACTCTCTCCTCGACCGGAAATAGAAAGACCAAATCTGGAGGAGATTGACGAGGAGCTTCTTAGGGACGATTGCATCCTAAGCGTGTCCCAGAAGGTGAGCAAATTTATCGATACAGCCGAGAAATTGGCACCGACCGTGCCACAGAAATCGCCGCGTCTGGTTGCCAACATCGAACGTCACATTTCAAGGCAGAGCGAGCCAGAGCGGGATCTGGATGAGGAATCGGAACCAGAGCTGGAGCGGGAGACAGATCAGGAGGATGGCCAGACTagccagctggaggaggaggaggaaatcAGCCGAACGGTAACCAGAAAGGAGACCATTAGGGAAGTCAGGCAGCAGGAGACTAGAGAGACAACCCGACGGGACTCCAAAGGAGAACCTGAAAAGGCTTCCAAGAAGGTACCACAAAAAGAAACCCAAGTGAAGCCGAAAGAGGAAAGGACTAAGGAGCCCAAGTATCCGGCCAACTTGCCCCAAAAAGTGTCACAGCAACCTCAAAGGGTTATCAGCCAAAAGGAGCCGAAGGAGCCTAAGCCAACTGCAGCTCCAACCAAGTCCAAAGGTGAGCCGGAAAGGTTACCCAAAAGGGAGCCCAAGCTCACACAAAAGGAACCCGAACGGCTGACCAAAAAGACACCAGAGAAGGAACCGCGCAAAGATTCCCTAAAGCAACCTGAGGAAGAGTTCGAACTTTCACCTGAAGATGAAGAAGAATTCGGCGACGAGCCTTTGCCCATGACCAAGACGCACACCACAACCATAGAACTGAAGCGTCAGAAGGACATTCTCAGTCGTCCTTCGGTATTTAATCAACGCACACCAGAACGCAGGCCGCCGTCGTCACCAACCAAGATGAATGGAAGCCGAGGCCGACCAAGTCCAAGCACCAGTTTAATTACCGAGGAAAAAAAATCGTACAGAAATCAGGTGACCAATGTTAATAAGCCGGGACCTAGGAAGACCTCTACTCCTTCGGTTACTCCCTCTGCCCAATCCCCGTCGACAGCAAAGACCACCAGCAGTTCCAAGCGCATGGAGCACATTACCCAACAACAATGGGTAGTCCAAGATGTGGATGTAGACGTAGAAGAAGTGGGACCTGCACCTCCCACCCATACAACCGAGAAACCACAAAGAACCAGCAAATCTCCAACACCATCGTCACGATCGCCATCGCAATCTCCCTCCCGATCGCCCAGTAGACGAACCACCTCCAACAACTTGACCACGacaaccaccaccaccaccactgaGCACCGTCACCTGCACCCGAGCACTCCCACCACTACCAAGACAACTGGCCCCAAACCGACCTCGACTCTGACTAACCCAACCAAAGCCGAACCCGAAATCACACCCATTGAATCTGTTACAGAGAAAAGCACTACCATCATTACCACCACGACGAGCACCACAGGACGTAATGTGGCCAACCGCAGAAATGTGTTTGAACCAGCACAGGAATCTCCTACGGGAGAGTCCGAGCAACCCGCCGGACGTCGTCCCTCGTACATGGACCACACAAAGAGCTCACTGGAGCATATCCGTCGTGATTCCCTGGAGATTAATAAGAGCCACTATTCGAGAAAGTCATCCGTGGAAGATGATTCCCCTATGGAACCACGAAATCCCAACACCGCTGTAAAGTTTGATGTGCCCCGAAAGACACCAACGCGAGGCGGGGAAGAGCCAAGAAAGACATCTCTAAAGGGTAAAGATGATGAATCCGATTTAGACGTAGAAATCGAGGAAATCTTCGATCTGCAGCGACTGGAGCAACTACTGGAGACAGTGGCCAGTTACGAGATGCGTCGCCGGATACGCGCCCAGATGCGTCTGATACGCAAGAACATGATCAATGCGGGGACTACAACCAGTAGCCACACCATTACCACCACAACATCAACCAGTTCGGGCAAGAGTTCGCCACTTCCCAAGAAGCGTGAGCCGAGTCCTTTGGCCAGTCCGGAAACAAAGACGACCAGCAGTAGCCTGAAGGAAGTGCGCACCAGTACGAGTCGCCGGCAGCAGCGGGTGGAGCAGGTGGACAGCAAAACGTCTTCACAGGGAAAGACTTCCCCCTATGGCAAGCCGCCAGTGAAGCCCAGGGAAAGGAGCGCCAGTCCGGCTCAAAAACGTCGTATTAGTCCGCCTGGCAAGTCATCTCCGGCTACCACCAAGGTCACCACAATTACCACAACCACATCCTCTCGTGGAACGCCATTAAAGTCAACACAAGGACCCATTTGGGCTGATCGTTCCAAGGTGCTTAAGGGTCACGCCGCGGTTCCCCAGACAAATGGCAACAGCACAACCCCACGCAAGGGATCCACTTCCAGCACGACCTCATGCAGTGGCAAGGTCACGCGCACAATGACCAGTTCCAGTACCATCACCAGCTCCAGTAGTAGTAGCACAAACAAGCGCAACAAGCCACGCGAGGAGGATTCCATTACCTCCAGTTACGGCGTGGGACCCACCGATGAAAACGGACTGCCGCTCTTCGGGATTCGTGCGCTCAAGAAGAAGACGACGCCACCGGTGACGACGACGGTACAGGAACCCTGTGAGACCAAGCAAG AAGTCACAGGCTATGTGATCGAGGAGCAGTTCTACTCGGATAACAAGTCCCCACCGCGTCACGAGCGTAAGGAGCTGATCTACTCGAGCAATGCCGATGAGCTGGCTGCCATCAAGCAACAGCTTCAGCAGGAGGACGAGAAGGACTACACACCGCCGGAACTGGACTCCAGGGTGGTGAGAGAATTCAAGAAGGTGGAGGCCCAGTCGCAATCGCTGCCCGAAGATGCCAGATATGTGCGTCGCGGTTCGGTGAAGGAGCTTAGCGAGAAGTTCATACGCAAGgaatcctcctcctccacccacTCGACAACCGTCCAGTCGTTGGCCAGGAACGAGGATGAGACCGAGGAGGATAGCGAGTCCAATGAGGTGTGCAGCGTGATTGAGGCACCACCACAGATGCGTCAGAATCAGAGTCAtgtcaccagcagcagcaccacaaGGTCCAGTAACACACGATCCTTCCTCAACAGCAGTGCTGATCAGCGTCAGGTGACCAGCGTGGATGATGTCCTTGAGAGGATGCGCAATGCGGATAATG TTGAGGAGCCCGGTGACAGCAGCGAGGATCGCGAGGCTCGGGCCTTGCTCAACAAATTCCTGGGGGCCAGTGTGATCATGCAGGGAGTGGAGAGCATGCTGCCACCCACGGCCACAGGTCAACGTTTAAACACTCAAGGG gtGAAGACCACGCGGATAACCCATAACTATAGCAAGTCCGGCAATAACAGCTCCAGTACCTCCAGTACTGAGGTCAGCAGCTCCTCAGCACCAGTTACACGCACAACTTGTGACATCGAGGAGATTTGGGACGAGCAGGTCCTAAAGCAATTG CTGGAACAGGCGTCCACCTACGAGGAGCGTCGCAAAATCCGTGCACGTCTACGCGAACTTATGGCGGAACGCGAAG atcaaaAAAGCTCgaagcaggagaaggaggaggaggagagcagCGCCAGCGAGTATGAGGAGATCATCGAGGAGGTAACCGACTACAGCgacgaggaggaagaggagcaaCCGCCCAAGAAGGAGGAGCCCAAAAAGGAGGTGGCCAAGAAAGTGGTGACCCCAAAGGAGGTGACCACTAGCACCACCAAAAAAGAGGTTACCCAAAAGGCTGAGAAGAAGGAAACTGCCACCGCCACAGCCACCTCCACCAAGTCCACTAAAGTCGTCGAGAGTGTTGGCAAAAAGTTGGCCAAAGTTGAACTGGCCAGTAGCTCCGCCTCCacctccagcaccaccacagaCGGTGTTGTCCAGGTGCAGG